The following coding sequences are from one Arcobacter nitrofigilis DSM 7299 window:
- the trxA gene encoding thioredoxin has protein sequence MKKFIIVLSLFVTSLFAFEHLTVDNMAEKIKDKNVIVDFYASWCPPCKIVGKNINEYADTKPDEVTIYKVDIDAQRELVTKYGVESIPTVLYIKNGKIVKSIVGIQSVSDINSNVNKYLLK, from the coding sequence ATGAAAAAATTTATAATTGTATTATCTCTATTTGTTACTAGTTTATTTGCATTTGAACATTTAACAGTAGATAATATGGCAGAAAAAATAAAAGATAAAAATGTTATTGTGGATTTTTATGCTTCATGGTGTCCACCTTGTAAAATTGTTGGTAAAAATATAAATGAATATGCTGATACTAAACCAGATGAAGTAACTATTTATAAAGTAGATATTGATGCACAAAGAGAACTTGTAACTAAATATGGAGTTGAAAGTATTCCTACTGTTTTATATATCAAAAATGGTAAGATAGTAAAATCTATCGTTGGTATACAAAGTGTTAGTGATATAAATAGTAATGTTAATAAATATTTATTAAAATAA
- a CDS encoding heat-shock protein, which produces MLNKQNWLEMIDKKEFLLQSIIKAYIEHLEPIGSSQLKSMYDITYSPATIRGYFKKLGDEGYLAQEHVSSGRTPTTEALRQYWSSKLNFKLNFVDEKAVDFYSSQVGLTAFVLEQTSDVLKNILNVENRYMILEFSTFTVTVKFTDALYRFLSDMIGLELVHIVNISKQVGAFEVYESVNQFLKNRDFRIFNTKEFFSLVLRFNYDENTIEKFLKGTIFESIENAIYFDTIVPEGYIGICHDCVINSKESKLLVVGELSKDYEFFYNKISMN; this is translated from the coding sequence GTGCTAAATAAACAAAATTGGTTGGAAATGATTGACAAAAAAGAGTTTTTATTACAATCTATTATCAAAGCATATATTGAGCATTTAGAGCCTATTGGTTCTTCACAGCTTAAAAGTATGTATGATATCACATATTCACCAGCTACTATTAGAGGATACTTTAAAAAGTTGGGTGATGAGGGATATTTGGCTCAAGAACATGTTAGTTCAGGTAGAACACCTACAACAGAAGCCTTGAGACAATATTGGAGTTCAAAGTTAAACTTTAAACTCAATTTTGTAGATGAAAAAGCAGTTGATTTTTATTCTTCTCAAGTTGGATTGACAGCATTTGTATTAGAACAAACTAGCGATGTTTTAAAAAATATACTTAATGTAGAAAATCGATATATGATATTAGAGTTTTCAACTTTTACTGTAACTGTAAAGTTTACAGATGCTCTTTATAGATTTTTAAGTGATATGATAGGTTTAGAACTGGTACATATAGTAAATATTTCTAAGCAAGTTGGTGCTTTTGAAGTATATGAATCAGTAAACCAATTTTTAAAAAATAGAGACTTTAGGATTTTTAATACTAAAGAGTTTTTTTCATTGGTATTAAGATTTAATTATGATGAAAATACTATTGAAAAGTTTCTAAAAGGAACTATTTTTGAGAGCATTGAAAATGCTATATATTTTGACACAATAGTCCCTGAGGGGTATATTGGTATTTGTCATGATTGTGTAATAAACAGCAAAGAATCTAAGCTTTTGGTGGTTGGAGAATTGTCAAAAGATTATGAATTTTTTTATAATAAAATAAGTATGAATTAG
- a CDS encoding nucleotidyltransferase family protein yields MSANDIYEKLKLIKPMLNCDGINILGVFGSYARGDYTHNSDIDILYEIQDIKAFMQKYKGFTAFSKLADTKEFLKKELQKEVDFVDKDTLNEIGKEFILKEVKYV; encoded by the coding sequence ATGAGTGCCAATGATATTTATGAAAAATTAAAACTCATCAAACCTATGCTTAATTGTGATGGAATAAATATTTTAGGTGTATTTGGCTCTTATGCAAGGGGAGATTATACTCATAATAGTGATATTGATATTCTCTATGAAATACAAGATATAAAAGCCTTTATGCAAAAATATAAAGGATTTACTGCTTTCTCAAAACTTGCGGATACAAAAGAATTTTTAAAAAAAGAGTTGCAAAAAGAGGTTGATTTTGTAGATAAAGATACTTTAAATGAGATTGGAAAAGAGTTTATTTTAAAAGAAGTAAAATATGTCTAA
- the dnaK gene encoding molecular chaperone DnaK gives MGKVIGIDLGTTNSCMAVYENGEAKIISNKEGKNTTPSIVAFTDKGEVLVGDSAKRQAITNPEKTIYSIKRIMGLMMDEENAKEAQEKVGYKIVNRSGAAAVEIGGKVYTPQEISAKILGKLKTDAEEYLGQAVTDAVITVPAYFNDAQRKATQEAGTIAGLNVLRIINEPTAASLAYGLDKKGEEKVLVYDLGGGTFDVTVLEIGDGTFEVLSTDGNAFLGGDDFDNRIIDWLAKEFKDENGFDIKTDKMALQRLKDAAENAKKELSSAESTEINLPFISMGNAGPVHLVKSLTRAKFESMTEDLIKETLDHIKVALKDAGLEKGEIQEIIMVGGSTRLPKANSVVKEFFGKDLNKGVNPDEVVAAGAAVQAGVLKGDVKDVLLLDVTPLSLGIETLGGVMTKLIEKGTTIPVKKSQVFSTADDNQPAVSIHVGQGEREFARDNKSLGMFELSDIPAAPRGVPQIEVTFDIDANGVLNVSAKDKGTGKENKITISGSSGLSDEEIEKMVQEAEANKETDAKKKEVIEIRNQADALLHTTRKTLEENGDAVSEEESKKIVDAAAALEEQLKDENSTKEQIEEKVKALTEVSHKLAEAMYKKEGDQAGAKPDAKAKKDDDDVIDAEVE, from the coding sequence ATGGGAAAAGTTATTGGAATAGATTTAGGGACTACAAACTCTTGTATGGCAGTTTACGAAAATGGTGAAGCAAAAATTATCTCTAACAAAGAAGGGAAAAATACAACTCCTTCAATTGTTGCATTTACAGATAAAGGTGAAGTTTTAGTAGGTGATTCTGCAAAAAGACAAGCTATCACAAATCCAGAGAAAACTATTTATTCTATTAAAAGAATTATGGGTCTTATGATGGATGAAGAAAACGCTAAAGAAGCACAAGAAAAAGTTGGATATAAAATTGTAAATAGAAGTGGCGCTGCTGCTGTTGAAATTGGTGGAAAAGTTTATACTCCACAAGAAATCTCAGCTAAAATTCTTGGTAAATTAAAAACTGATGCTGAAGAGTATTTAGGACAAGCTGTAACTGATGCTGTTATTACAGTACCTGCATACTTCAATGATGCACAAAGAAAAGCAACTCAAGAAGCAGGAACAATTGCAGGACTTAATGTACTAAGAATCATCAATGAGCCAACAGCTGCATCTTTAGCTTATGGTTTAGATAAAAAAGGTGAAGAAAAAGTTCTTGTATACGATTTAGGTGGTGGTACATTTGACGTTACTGTATTAGAAATTGGTGATGGTACATTTGAAGTACTTTCAACTGATGGTAATGCATTCTTAGGTGGAGATGACTTCGATAATAGAATTATTGATTGGTTAGCAAAAGAGTTCAAAGATGAAAATGGTTTTGATATCAAAACTGACAAAATGGCATTACAAAGATTAAAAGATGCTGCTGAAAATGCAAAAAAAGAACTATCTTCTGCTGAATCAACAGAAATCAATTTACCATTTATCTCTATGGGAAATGCAGGACCTGTTCACTTAGTTAAATCATTAACAAGAGCAAAATTTGAGTCTATGACTGAAGATTTAATCAAAGAAACTCTAGATCATATTAAAGTTGCTCTTAAAGATGCTGGTTTAGAAAAAGGTGAAATCCAAGAAATCATCATGGTTGGTGGATCTACAAGATTACCAAAAGCAAATTCAGTTGTTAAAGAGTTCTTTGGAAAAGATTTAAATAAAGGTGTTAACCCTGATGAAGTAGTTGCTGCTGGTGCTGCTGTTCAAGCTGGTGTATTAAAAGGTGATGTTAAAGATGTATTATTACTAGATGTTACTCCTTTATCACTTGGAATTGAAACTTTAGGTGGAGTTATGACTAAACTTATTGAAAAAGGTACAACAATTCCAGTTAAAAAATCTCAAGTATTCTCAACAGCTGATGATAATCAACCTGCTGTTTCTATTCATGTAGGACAAGGTGAGAGAGAATTTGCAAGAGATAATAAATCTTTAGGTATGTTTGAATTATCTGACATTCCAGCAGCTCCAAGAGGTGTGCCACAAATTGAGGTAACATTTGATATTGACGCAAATGGTGTTTTAAATGTAAGTGCTAAAGATAAAGGAACTGGTAAAGAAAATAAAATTACTATTTCTGGTTCATCTGGGTTATCTGATGAAGAAATCGAAAAAATGGTACAAGAAGCAGAAGCAAATAAAGAGACTGATGCTAAGAAAAAAGAAGTAATTGAAATCAGAAATCAAGCTGACGCCCTATTACATACTACAAGAAAAACTTTAGAAGAAAATGGTGATGCTGTTTCTGAAGAAGAGAGCAAAAAAATTGTTGATGCAGCTGCTGCATTAGAAGAGCAATTAAAAGATGAAAATTCTACAAAAGAGCAAATTGAAGAAAAAGTTAAAGCTTTAACTGAAGTTTCTCATAAACTTGCAGAAGCAATGTACAAAAAAGAAGGTGACCAAGCTGGAGCAAAACCAGATGCAAAAGCTAAAAAAGATGACGATGACGTTATTGATGCTGAAGTAGAGTAA
- the dsbD gene encoding protein-disulfide reductase DsbD, with protein sequence MKKLVFLLFSFIYLFAAQEAFLSPSEAFKESFETRNNSLNINLDLGKEIYLYANKVSVKIKKPQEIDITKELVLPKPIPYEEYIIYLHNLNIDVPFSLLKSKVDAKEYEIELNFQGCSKAGLCYAPMSKTTLVKIPDDFVAQSTTSSTSSTKSSNDLNETDTIANSLKDGNSFIILLTFFGFGLLLSLTPCVFPMIPILSSIIVKAGQNEQLTTKRGFFLSLVYVISMSFAYTIAGIIAGLFGANLQVALQNPYVLSAFAAIFIALAFSMFGYFKLELPQSIQNKINKTTEGKEKQGVFGIAIMGFLSALIVGPCVAPPLAGALVYIGQTGNAVLGGAALFVLSLGMGVPLLLIGLGAGRFMPKPGGWMENITRIFGIVMLAIAIWMLDRVLEPIIVMYLWALLFLGTALYLKLYEHILMKLITLVILIYGVLTFVGAVSGATNVLNPLEKFTSSKVVSASQAGITFKRIKNLQELEAEIKKSDKPVMLDFYADWCVACKEFEATTFKDAQVIQKLKGFTLLQADVTDNNQDDKELQKKFSIIGPPGIIFWDKDNNEINASKIVGYKNSKEFLEILNKHF encoded by the coding sequence ATGAAAAAACTAGTTTTTTTACTTTTTAGTTTTATTTACCTTTTTGCTGCTCAAGAGGCTTTTTTATCTCCTAGTGAAGCATTTAAAGAGAGTTTTGAAACTAGAAATAACAGTTTAAATATAAATCTTGATTTAGGTAAAGAGATATATTTATATGCCAATAAAGTAAGTGTTAAAATTAAAAAACCTCAAGAAATTGATATAACAAAAGAATTAGTTTTACCAAAACCAATACCTTATGAAGAGTATATAATTTACTTACATAATTTAAATATTGATGTTCCATTTTCACTATTAAAATCTAAAGTTGATGCAAAAGAGTATGAGATTGAATTAAACTTTCAAGGTTGCTCAAAAGCTGGACTTTGTTATGCTCCTATGAGTAAAACAACTCTCGTGAAAATACCAGATGATTTTGTAGCTCAAAGTACTACTAGTTCAACTAGTTCTACCAAAAGTAGTAATGATTTAAATGAAACAGATACCATTGCAAATAGTTTAAAAGATGGTAATTCCTTTATTATTTTGCTTACATTTTTTGGATTTGGACTTTTATTATCTTTAACGCCTTGTGTTTTCCCTATGATTCCTATTTTATCTTCTATTATTGTAAAAGCTGGGCAAAATGAACAATTAACTACAAAAAGAGGTTTCTTTTTATCTTTAGTTTATGTGATTTCTATGTCTTTTGCATATACAATTGCTGGAATAATTGCAGGACTTTTTGGAGCAAACTTACAAGTGGCTCTCCAAAATCCTTATGTATTAAGTGCATTTGCAGCTATTTTTATAGCTTTAGCTTTTTCAATGTTTGGGTATTTTAAATTAGAATTACCACAAAGTATTCAAAATAAAATAAATAAAACAACTGAAGGAAAAGAAAAACAAGGAGTCTTTGGGATAGCAATAATGGGATTTTTATCAGCTCTTATTGTAGGACCTTGTGTTGCTCCTCCACTTGCAGGTGCTTTAGTTTATATTGGACAAACTGGAAATGCCGTTTTAGGTGGTGCTGCTTTATTTGTACTAAGCCTTGGAATGGGAGTGCCATTACTTTTAATTGGACTTGGGGCTGGTAGATTTATGCCAAAACCTGGTGGCTGGATGGAAAATATTACAAGAATCTTTGGAATTGTAATGTTAGCTATTGCTATTTGGATGTTAGATAGAGTACTTGAACCAATTATTGTTATGTATTTATGGGCACTACTGTTTTTAGGAACAGCGCTTTATTTAAAACTATATGAACATATTTTAATGAAACTTATTACTTTAGTTATTTTGATATATGGAGTTTTGACTTTTGTTGGTGCTGTAAGTGGAGCAACAAATGTGTTAAATCCTTTAGAAAAATTTACTTCAAGTAAAGTTGTTTCTGCAAGTCAAGCAGGAATTACATTTAAAAGAATTAAAAATCTGCAAGAGTTAGAAGCTGAAATAAAAAAATCAGATAAACCAGTTATGTTGGATTTTTATGCTGATTGGTGTGTGGCTTGTAAAGAGTTTGAAGCGACTACTTTTAAAGATGCACAAGTTATACAAAAGCTAAAAGGTTTTACTCTTCTTCAAGCTGATGTGACAGATAATAACCAAGATGATAAAGAGTTACAAAAGAAGTTTAGCATTATTGGACCTCCTGGAATAATCTTTTGGGATAAAGATAATAATGAGATAAATGCATCAAAAATAGTTGGATATAAAAATTCAAAAGAGTTTTTAGAAATACTTAATAAACATTTTTAG
- a CDS encoding HepT-like ribonuclease domain-containing protein — MSNISTYAKTKFILKMIDNIKRIILKHGGIVKALEDELEAQPAILMALLQIGESLNKIDKEIIDKYNLTQEAKGSYDVRNFIAHDYERVRLAIVEDILRDSLEELETKILKLSADFE; from the coding sequence ATGTCTAATATCTCAACTTATGCAAAAACAAAATTTATCTTAAAGATGATAGATAATATAAAAAGAATTATTTTAAAACATGGTGGAATAGTAAAAGCACTTGAAGATGAATTAGAAGCCCAACCTGCAATATTGATGGCTTTACTTCAAATTGGAGAAAGTCTAAATAAAATTGATAAAGAAATTATAGATAAATATAATTTGACACAAGAAGCTAAAGGTTCTTATGATGTAAGAAATTTTATAGCTCATGATTATGAAAGAGTTAGATTAGCAATTGTGGAAGATATTTTAAGAGATAGCCTAGAAGAACTTGAAACAAAGATTCTAAAACTTAGTGCTGATTTTGAGTAA
- the mltA gene encoding murein transglycosylase A gives MKNLIFITILIAIFSGCAPKFEKIDNSKANLEKVSFSDIKDFEKDDLKEAFDVFKKACTKSSRKEIFEEVCSKAQDSSNPKAFFEKNFTPYKLYNKDGSDNGIITGYYEPLLHGSFTKTDKYKYPVYKVPDDLITVDLRSIYPQLKKYTLRGKLVGNRVVPYESRKKIAKNGEDDVLLYVDNKIDLYFLHIQGSGKVELPNGDVVNVGYANQNGQQYKSIGKYMINKGYIGGKSNYKASIQGMKKWFHDNPTKVDEVMNKNPSYVFFEKRSQGATGSLGIELVPERTLAVDTRYIQLGMPVFVNTKNPVTNKEINQLMVAADTGGAIKGEIRADFFWGFAKEAEEYAGRMKEPGELYILVPN, from the coding sequence ATGAAAAATCTAATATTTATTACTATTTTAATCGCTATTTTTTCTGGATGTGCTCCAAAATTTGAAAAGATTGATAATTCAAAGGCAAATTTAGAAAAGGTCTCTTTTTCTGATATAAAAGATTTTGAGAAAGATGATTTAAAAGAAGCTTTTGATGTTTTTAAAAAAGCTTGTACAAAAAGTTCAAGAAAAGAGATTTTTGAAGAGGTTTGTTCAAAAGCACAAGATAGCTCAAATCCTAAAGCATTTTTTGAAAAGAATTTTACACCATATAAATTATATAATAAAGACGGAAGTGATAATGGAATAATAACAGGTTATTATGAACCATTATTACATGGAAGTTTTACTAAAACAGATAAATACAAATATCCAGTTTATAAAGTGCCAGATGATTTGATAACTGTTGATTTAAGAAGTATTTATCCTCAACTTAAAAAATATACTTTAAGAGGAAAACTTGTAGGTAATAGAGTTGTTCCTTATGAATCAAGAAAAAAAATAGCTAAAAATGGAGAAGATGATGTTTTATTATATGTTGATAATAAAATAGATTTATATTTTTTGCATATTCAAGGTTCTGGAAAAGTAGAACTACCAAATGGTGATGTAGTAAATGTAGGATATGCAAATCAAAATGGGCAACAGTATAAATCTATTGGCAAATACATGATAAATAAAGGCTATATAGGTGGTAAGTCCAACTATAAAGCTTCAATTCAAGGTATGAAAAAGTGGTTTCATGACAATCCTACAAAAGTTGATGAAGTAATGAATAAAAATCCAAGTTATGTATTTTTTGAAAAAAGATCTCAAGGGGCAACGGGAAGTTTAGGAATTGAATTAGTTCCTGAGAGAACTTTAGCTGTTGATACAAGATATATACAACTTGGAATGCCTGTTTTTGTAAATACTAAAAATCCAGTTACAAATAAAGAGATAAACCAATTAATGGTAGCAGCAGATACTGGTGGAGCTATTAAAGGTGAAATAAGAGCTGATTTTTTTTGGGGCTTTGCAAAAGAAGCAGAAGAGTATGCTGGTAGGATGAAAGAACCTGGGGAACTATATATTTTAGTTCCCAACTAA
- a CDS encoding rhodanese-like domain-containing protein, with protein MNNILKNVHPQDIEPFIDENTPIIDIRREDEFIATGIIKGAHKLTFFNEYGQHDLEKWLKEFKEIVKDKKDKFILVCAHANRTKTVGDFLANKLSYENAYHLEGGMALWLSQGKEVVF; from the coding sequence ATGAATAACATTTTAAAAAATGTCCATCCACAAGACATAGAACCTTTCATAGATGAAAATACACCAATCATAGATATTAGAAGAGAAGATGAATTTATAGCAACTGGAATAATAAAAGGTGCACATAAATTAACTTTTTTTAATGAATATGGACAACATGATTTAGAAAAATGGCTAAAAGAGTTTAAAGAAATTGTAAAAGACAAAAAAGATAAGTTTATTTTAGTTTGTGCCCATGCAAATAGAACAAAAACTGTAGGTGATTTTTTAGCAAATAAATTATCTTATGAAAATGCTTACCACTTAGAAGGTGGAATGGCCTTGTGGTTATCACAAGGTAAAGAAGTAGTTTTTTAA
- the grpE gene encoding nucleotide exchange factor GrpE → MSKDTENTNNEEIIQEEVETNEECCKDESSCCNEKAASEESKETTAEDKIAELEAKLKETEEKYLRVHADFENIKKRLEKEKYQAIDYASEKFAKDLLSPIDTLEMALAAEEAASNLSSEDLLAKLKEGVELTIKNFYTAFDKHNITVVETDGEFDPNFHNAIMQVDSEDKQTGEIVQVMQKGYMLKERLLRPAMVSIAN, encoded by the coding sequence TTGAGTAAAGATACAGAAAATACAAATAATGAAGAAATAATACAAGAAGAAGTTGAGACAAACGAAGAGTGTTGTAAAGATGAGTCTTCATGTTGTAATGAAAAAGCTGCAAGTGAAGAATCAAAAGAAACAACAGCAGAAGATAAAATTGCTGAACTTGAAGCTAAATTAAAAGAGACAGAAGAGAAGTATTTAAGAGTTCATGCGGATTTTGAAAATATCAAAAAAAGATTGGAAAAAGAAAAATATCAAGCAATTGATTATGCAAGTGAAAAGTTTGCAAAAGATTTACTTTCACCAATTGATACACTAGAAATGGCATTAGCAGCTGAAGAAGCAGCTTCAAATTTAAGCAGTGAAGATTTACTTGCAAAACTAAAAGAGGGTGTAGAACTTACAATCAAGAACTTCTATACAGCTTTTGATAAACACAATATCACAGTTGTAGAGACTGACGGTGAGTTTGATCCAAATTTCCACAATGCAATTATGCAAGTGGATAGTGAAGATAAACAAACAGGTGAAATTGTGCAAGTTATGCAAAAAGGTTATATGTTAAAAGAGAGATTGCTAAGACCTGCAATGGTAAGCATCGCTAATTAG
- a CDS encoding AAA family ATPase, with the protein MPILENRFGIYNEYENILTEPNKGKNILYIKEKEKKIKKKLISLTIDKFYEKINNKKFFVPRHISISFNKNIKHKCYVKYFQQYRSKLKKTLSPKELLLLDTFIYLQSIYKFEDVKEISEEDFINPNIKEIIVNLYKQLFDNKYLNQIKEEEEKKATQTNRYNEKVEILIEAKKSLNLLKKIDDLLYLLNYTYDELCSISINRLKENHKYIELIKNLPKFLELDFYSSGVDYYSELSTGEKSLLEITYSIIDIINLREKDGLSRNIFILLDEIENNLNPNWQKKLLSVLIDISSAYSINIHFIITTHSPFILSDLPKENVIFLEKGKQVYPFEDNQQTFGANIHTLLSHGFFMKDGLMGEFAKDKIDKAIKYLNQKAISKEELDYCENIISIIGEPIIKRELQRMLKNKMELSNKEEIDTIKEEIKELTEKLEKLEGKK; encoded by the coding sequence ATGCCGATTTTAGAAAATCGATTTGGAATCTATAATGAATATGAAAATATATTAACTGAACCAAATAAAGGTAAAAATATTTTATATATAAAAGAAAAAGAAAAAAAAATTAAAAAAAAATTAATTTCATTAACCATAGATAAATTTTATGAAAAAATTAATAATAAAAAATTTTTTGTTCCTAGACATATATCAATTAGTTTTAACAAAAATATTAAACATAAATGTTATGTAAAATATTTTCAACAATATAGAAGCAAACTAAAAAAGACTTTAAGCCCTAAAGAATTATTACTTTTAGATACCTTTATATATCTACAATCTATCTATAAATTTGAGGATGTAAAAGAAATTTCTGAAGAAGATTTTATTAATCCTAATATAAAAGAAATAATAGTAAACCTCTATAAACAATTATTCGATAATAAATATCTTAATCAAATAAAAGAAGAAGAAGAAAAAAAAGCTACACAAACAAATAGATATAATGAAAAAGTTGAAATTCTAATAGAAGCTAAAAAATCACTAAATCTATTAAAAAAGATTGATGATTTATTATATCTATTAAACTACACATATGATGAATTGTGTTCAATATCAATAAATAGATTAAAAGAAAATCATAAATATATAGAGTTAATAAAAAATTTACCTAAATTCCTAGAATTAGATTTTTATAGTTCAGGAGTAGATTATTATTCTGAATTAAGTACAGGAGAAAAATCTTTACTAGAAATTACTTATTCTATAATTGATATTATTAATTTGAGAGAAAAGGATGGACTATCAAGAAATATATTTATATTATTAGATGAAATAGAAAATAATTTAAATCCAAATTGGCAAAAAAAATTACTAAGTGTTTTAATAGATATATCAAGTGCATATTCAATTAATATACATTTTATTATAACAACACATTCACCATTCATCCTTTCTGATTTGCCAAAAGAAAATGTAATATTTTTAGAAAAAGGAAAACAAGTTTATCCGTTTGAAGATAATCAACAAACTTTTGGAGCAAATATCCACACTTTACTTTCCCATGGTTTTTTTATGAAAGATGGGCTTATGGGTGAGTTTGCGAAAGATAAAATTGATAAAGCTATAAAATACTTAAATCAAAAAGCGATTTCAAAAGAAGAATTGGATTATTGTGAAAATATTATCTCTATAATAGGTGAACCTATTATAAAAAGAGAATTACAAAGAATGCTAAAAAATAAAATGGAGTTGTCAAATAAAGAAGAAATTGATACAATAAAAGAAGAAATTAAAGAATTAACAGAAAAACTAGAAAAATTAGAAGGGAAAAAATAA
- a CDS encoding phosphatidylserine decarboxylase yields MHITNLISQYFGKFAKKEFPSFFQSIINNIYVKSFHLDMSEFRNPKYYKSLNDLFTRELAIQREIELDDDLIISPTDSLITECGALKKDTLLQIKGMEYNVEELLTYHVKKDNLEKVIDGSFMNFYLSPKDYHRYHAPCDFNVSKLIHVPGKLYPVNLKYLNKEIDLFCQNERVILECIDKNKKLFYMVFVGALNVGQMVFEFESAVETNVDAKEIKVYEYEDLNIKKGECLGYFKMGSTVVMIWEKGSIKLKNLTNQKILFGSSISKK; encoded by the coding sequence ATGCATATTACAAATTTGATTTCACAGTATTTTGGTAAGTTTGCAAAAAAAGAGTTTCCATCTTTTTTTCAAAGTATTATAAATAATATTTATGTGAAGAGTTTTCATTTAGATATGAGTGAGTTTAGAAACCCTAAATATTATAAGTCTTTAAATGATCTATTCACAAGAGAACTAGCAATTCAAAGGGAAATAGAGTTGGATGATGATTTGATTATTTCACCAACTGATTCTTTAATAACAGAGTGTGGGGCTTTGAAAAAAGATACTTTATTACAAATAAAAGGTATGGAATATAATGTTGAAGAGTTATTAACATATCATGTAAAAAAAGATAATTTAGAAAAAGTTATTGATGGAAGTTTTATGAACTTTTATCTTTCACCAAAAGATTATCACAGATATCATGCTCCATGTGATTTTAATGTAAGTAAACTTATTCACGTACCTGGTAAATTATATCCAGTAAATTTAAAGTATCTAAATAAAGAGATTGATCTGTTTTGTCAAAATGAAAGAGTTATTTTAGAGTGTATTGATAAAAACAAAAAACTTTTTTATATGGTATTTGTTGGGGCTTTAAATGTAGGGCAAATGGTATTTGAATTTGAAAGTGCTGTTGAAACTAATGTTGATGCAAAAGAGATAAAAGTTTATGAATATGAAGATTTAAATATTAAAAAAGGTGAATGTTTAGGTTACTTTAAAATGGGCTCAACAGTAGTAATGATTTGGGAAAAAGGTAGTATCAAACTAAAAAACCTAACAAATCAAAAAATCTTATTTGGGTCTAGTATTAGTAAAAAATAA
- a CDS encoding HNH endonuclease, translated as MIRIQKDNLEELANKHYEAIAEYIKKTKSSKYTIELLDSQVKICFNDNWDFKKLILAKPNELEYLSKIYKSKCCNGFKFFQTLYGYFNKKDKFKYENEYYNAFELVKSLNISTCPYCNRNGIYNIKNSKKRTSELDHFYAQSKYPFFAMSFYNLIPSCKVCNQLKSDEDKQYINPYDDRFDFNKNAKFTFKINDASFIYSQKGFDLKYKFTKDVSYEEKKRIVNNRKVFELKDLYSNHKDIALELIQKAQVYNESYVDELFQKYEGTLFKNREDVLRHITGGYIEDKDINKRPLSKLIKDISEELNLI; from the coding sequence ATGATTAGAATCCAAAAAGATAATTTAGAAGAATTAGCCAATAAACATTATGAAGCCATAGCTGAGTATATTAAAAAAACAAAAAGCAGCAAATATACAATTGAGTTACTAGATAGTCAAGTTAAAATCTGTTTTAATGATAATTGGGATTTTAAAAAGCTAATATTGGCAAAACCAAATGAACTGGAATATCTTTCAAAAATATATAAATCAAAGTGTTGTAATGGTTTTAAATTTTTCCAAACCTTGTATGGTTATTTTAATAAAAAAGATAAATTCAAATATGAAAATGAATATTATAATGCCTTTGAATTGGTAAAATCATTAAATATTTCGACTTGTCCATATTGCAATAGAAATGGAATTTATAACATTAAAAACTCAAAAAAAAGAACGAGTGAATTAGACCATTTTTATGCACAAAGTAAATATCCTTTTTTTGCAATGAGTTTTTATAATCTTATTCCCTCTTGTAAAGTGTGTAATCAGCTTAAATCTGATGAAGATAAACAATATATCAATCCATATGATGATAGATTTGATTTTAATAAAAATGCTAAATTTACATTTAAAATTAATGACGCTTCTTTTATTTATTCGCAAAAAGGTTTTGATTTAAAATATAAATTTACTAAAGATGTGAGTTACGAAGAAAAAAAGAGAATAGTCAATAATAGAAAAGTTTTTGAATTGAAAGATTTATATTCTAATCACAAAGACATCGCCCTAGAACTTATCCAAAAAGCACAAGTTTATAATGAAAGTTATGTTGATGAACTTTTTCAAAAATATGAGGGAACTCTGTTTAAAAATCGTGAAGATGTTTTACGCCATATAACTGGTGGATATATAGAAGATAAAGATATAAATAAACGACCACTTTCAAAGTTGATAAAAGATATTAGTGAAGAATTGAATTTAATATAA